The following are from one region of the Mesorhizobium sp. B2-8-5 genome:
- a CDS encoding TrmH family RNA methyltransferase: MSDDKSNKPGTRKDTHYAKLRRAHRDQKAGGPPAFRPRQPMQPGDAPADGLVRLYGLHTVRAALDNPRRRIRQMLVTRNAAERLSIDDLAALPFKAELVEPKDIDRITGSDAVHQGVLIEAEPLKAKRLDALGDTKLVLVLDQVTDPHNVGAILRSAVAFGAGALITTARHSPQESGVLAKSASGALEHIDQIEVKNLADALGQLHEAGFQTIGLDSEGPAELEKTFDGEKIALVLGAEGKGLRQKTRETVAALARLDMPGAIHSLNVSNAAAISLYAANVFLKR; encoded by the coding sequence ATGAGCGACGATAAAAGCAACAAACCCGGCACGCGCAAGGACACCCACTACGCCAAGCTGAGGCGCGCGCACCGCGACCAGAAAGCGGGCGGGCCGCCGGCATTCCGGCCGCGCCAGCCGATGCAGCCGGGCGACGCGCCCGCCGACGGACTGGTGCGGCTTTACGGCCTGCACACGGTGCGGGCCGCGCTCGACAATCCGCGCCGCAGGATCAGGCAGATGCTGGTGACCCGCAACGCAGCCGAGCGGCTTTCGATCGACGACCTTGCCGCCCTGCCCTTCAAGGCCGAGCTGGTCGAACCGAAGGACATCGACAGGATCACCGGGTCCGACGCCGTGCACCAGGGCGTGCTGATCGAGGCGGAGCCGCTCAAGGCCAAGCGCCTCGACGCGCTCGGCGACACAAAGCTGGTGCTGGTGCTGGACCAGGTGACGGACCCGCACAATGTCGGCGCGATCCTGCGCTCCGCGGTCGCCTTCGGCGCCGGCGCGCTGATCACAACCGCCCGCCACAGCCCGCAGGAATCCGGCGTGCTGGCCAAATCCGCCTCCGGCGCGCTGGAGCATATCGACCAGATCGAGGTGAAGAACCTCGCCGATGCGCTGGGTCAGTTGCACGAGGCCGGCTTCCAGACCATCGGACTCGATTCCGAAGGGCCGGCAGAGCTGGAAAAGACCTTCGACGGCGAAAAGATCGCGCTGGTGCTGGGCGCCGAAGGCAAGGGCCTGCGCCAGAAGACCCGAGAGACGGTCGCCGCGCTCGCTCGCCTCGACATGCCGGGCGCCATCCACTCGCTCAACGTATCGAACGCGGCAGCGATCAGCCTCTATGCGGCAAACGTATTCCTGAAGCGCTGA